The Salvelinus sp. IW2-2015 linkage group LG15, ASM291031v2, whole genome shotgun sequence genome includes a region encoding these proteins:
- the LOC111973756 gene encoding voltage-dependent anion-selective channel protein 2 isoform X1, whose translation MAVPPAYSDLGKAAKDIFSKGYGFGIVKLDLKTKAQSGVDFATSGSSNTDTGKAAGNLETKYKVKELGLSFNQKWNTDNTLTTEVSMEDQLAKGLKLALDTSFVPNTGKKSAKLKTGYKRDFINLGCDLDFDMAGPTVHAAAVLGYEGWLAGYQMAFDTAKSKLSQNNFALGYKAGDFQLHTNVNDGTEFGGSIYQKVNXHLETAINLAWTAGSNNTRFGIGAKYQLDKDASLSAKVNNASLIGVGYTQALRPGVKLTLSALIDGKNFNAGGHKVGMGFELEA comes from the exons ATGGCTGTTCCTCCTGCATACTCAGACCTGGGAAAAGCCGCCAAAGACATCTTCAGCAAAGGCTATG GCTTTGGAATCGTGAAACTGGACCTAAAGACCAAGGCCCAGAGTGGAGTT GAYTTTGCGACCTCAGgctccagtaacacagacacaggGAAGGCAGCAGGTAACCTGGAGACCAAATATAAGGTMAAGGAGCTGGGCCTGAGCTTCAACCAGAAATGGAACACAGACAACACCCTGACCACCGAGGTCTCCATGGAGGACCAG TTGGCTAAGGGCTTGAAGCTGGCTCTGGACACATCGTTCGTGCCCAACACTGG TAAGAAGAGTGCCAAGCTGAAGACTGGTTACAAGCGGGACTTCATCAACCTGGGCTGTGACCTGGACTTTGACATGGCCGGCCCCACGGTCCACGCTGCTGCCGTGCTGGGCTAtgagggctggctggctgggtacCAGATGGCCTTCGACACAGCCAAGTCCAAACTGTCCCAGAACAACTTTGCCCTGGGATACAAGGCTGGGGACTTCCAGCTCCACACCAATGT TAACGACGGTACAGAGTTCGGTGGCTCCATCTACCAGAAGGTGAACTYCCACTTGGAAACAGCCATCAACCTGGCCTGGACGGCCGGCAGCAACAACACCCGCTTCGGCATCGGAGCCAAATACCAGCTGGACAAGGACGCTTCCCTGTCT GCCAAAGTCAACAACGCCAGTCTGATTGGAGTCGGCTACACACAGGCKCTCCGGCCAG GAGTGAAGCTGACTCTCTCAGCTCTGATCGATGGGAAGAACTTCAACGCAGGCGGCCACAAGGTTGGCATGGGCTTTGAGCTGGAGGCATaa
- the LOC111973756 gene encoding voltage-dependent anion-selective channel protein 2 isoform X3 produces MSDKGGEKASLVRKEGESPAAQASQNKGAHCVPCCHKVTMAVPPAYSDLGKAAKDIFSKGYGFGIVKLDLKTKAQSGVDFATSGSSNTDTGKAAGNLETKYKVKELGLSFNQKWNTDNTLTTEVSMEDQLAKGLKLALDTSFVPNTGKKSAKLKTGYKRDFINLGCDLDFDMAGPTVHAAAVLGYEGWLAGYQMAFDTAKSKLSQNNFALGYKAGDFQLHTNVNDGTEFGGSIYQKVNXHLETAINLAWTAGSNNTRFGIGAKYQLDKDASLSAKVNNASLIGVGYTQALRPGKSEADSLSSDRWEELQRRRPQGWHGL; encoded by the exons ATGTCAGACAAAGGCGGAGAGAAGGCGAGCCTggtgaggaaggagggggagagtccAGCAGCACAGGCCAGTCAGAACAAAGGAGCTCACTGTGTGCCATGTTGCCACAAGG tcaccATGGCTGTTCCTCCTGCATACTCAGACCTGGGAAAAGCCGCCAAAGACATCTTCAGCAAAGGCTATG GCTTTGGAATCGTGAAACTGGACCTAAAGACCAAGGCCCAGAGTGGAGTT GAYTTTGCGACCTCAGgctccagtaacacagacacaggGAAGGCAGCAGGTAACCTGGAGACCAAATATAAGGTMAAGGAGCTGGGCCTGAGCTTCAACCAGAAATGGAACACAGACAACACCCTGACCACCGAGGTCTCCATGGAGGACCAG TTGGCTAAGGGCTTGAAGCTGGCTCTGGACACATCGTTCGTGCCCAACACTGG TAAGAAGAGTGCCAAGCTGAAGACTGGTTACAAGCGGGACTTCATCAACCTGGGCTGTGACCTGGACTTTGACATGGCCGGCCCCACGGTCCACGCTGCTGCCGTGCTGGGCTAtgagggctggctggctgggtacCAGATGGCCTTCGACACAGCCAAGTCCAAACTGTCCCAGAACAACTTTGCCCTGGGATACAAGGCTGGGGACTTCCAGCTCCACACCAATGT TAACGACGGTACAGAGTTCGGTGGCTCCATCTACCAGAAGGTGAACTYCCACTTGGAAACAGCCATCAACCTGGCCTGGACGGCCGGCAGCAACAACACCCGCTTCGGCATCGGAGCCAAATACCAGCTGGACAAGGACGCTTCCCTGTCT GCCAAAGTCAACAACGCCAGTCTGATTGGAGTCGGCTACACACAGGCKCTCCGGCCAGGTAA GAGTGAAGCTGACTCTCTCAGCTCTGATCGATGGGAAGAACTTCAACGCAGGCGGCCACAAGGTTGGCATGGGCTTTGA
- the LOC111974352 gene encoding inhibitor of nuclear factor kappa-B kinase subunit beta-like has translation MLKVTELFTPLAYTLTYLHKNRIIHRDLKLENIVLQQGEKRLIHKIIDLGYAKELDQNSLCTSFVGTLQYLSSFSLSLFLVPSLRHNKLKLKQDHDIVVYEDLTGEXTCPSPTTLTLCCWVRLEGWLQLR, from the exons atgttgaaagtcactgagctcttca cCCCCCTAGCCTATACACTGACTTACCTCCATAAGAACAGGATCATCCACAGAGATCTGAAGCTAGAGAACATCGTCCTCcagcagggagagaagaga ttGATACATAAGATCATAGATCTGGGCTATGCCAAGGAGCTGGACCAGAACAGTTTGTGTACCTCATTCGTCGGAACACTGCAATACCTA tcctctttttctctctctctctttctcgttccctctctcagGCACAATAAGTTGAAGTTGAAGCAGGATCATGACATTGTGGTTTATGAGGACCTGACAGGGGAGYTCACCTGCCCCAGCCCAACAACCTTAACAC TCTGTTGCTGGGTGCGTCTAGAAGGCTGGCTGCAGCTGAGGTGA
- the LOC111973756 gene encoding voltage-dependent anion-selective channel protein 2 isoform X2 produces the protein MSDKGGEKASLVRKEGESPAAQASQNKGAHCVPCCHKVTMAVPPAYSDLGKAAKDIFSKGYGFGIVKLDLKTKAQSGVDFATSGSSNTDTGKAAGNLETKYKVKELGLSFNQKWNTDNTLTTEVSMEDQLAKGLKLALDTSFVPNTGKKSAKLKTGYKRDFINLGCDLDFDMAGPTVHAAAVLGYEGWLAGYQMAFDTAKSKLSQNNFALGYKAGDFQLHTNVNDGTEFGGSIYQKVNXHLETAINLAWTAGSNNTRFGIGAKYQLDKDASLSAKVNNASLIGVGYTQALRPGVKLTLSALIDGKNFNAGGHKVGMGFELEA, from the exons ATGTCAGACAAAGGCGGAGAGAAGGCGAGCCTggtgaggaaggagggggagagtccAGCAGCACAGGCCAGTCAGAACAAAGGAGCTCACTGTGTGCCATGTTGCCACAAGG tcaccATGGCTGTTCCTCCTGCATACTCAGACCTGGGAAAAGCCGCCAAAGACATCTTCAGCAAAGGCTATG GCTTTGGAATCGTGAAACTGGACCTAAAGACCAAGGCCCAGAGTGGAGTT GAYTTTGCGACCTCAGgctccagtaacacagacacaggGAAGGCAGCAGGTAACCTGGAGACCAAATATAAGGTMAAGGAGCTGGGCCTGAGCTTCAACCAGAAATGGAACACAGACAACACCCTGACCACCGAGGTCTCCATGGAGGACCAG TTGGCTAAGGGCTTGAAGCTGGCTCTGGACACATCGTTCGTGCCCAACACTGG TAAGAAGAGTGCCAAGCTGAAGACTGGTTACAAGCGGGACTTCATCAACCTGGGCTGTGACCTGGACTTTGACATGGCCGGCCCCACGGTCCACGCTGCTGCCGTGCTGGGCTAtgagggctggctggctgggtacCAGATGGCCTTCGACACAGCCAAGTCCAAACTGTCCCAGAACAACTTTGCCCTGGGATACAAGGCTGGGGACTTCCAGCTCCACACCAATGT TAACGACGGTACAGAGTTCGGTGGCTCCATCTACCAGAAGGTGAACTYCCACTTGGAAACAGCCATCAACCTGGCCTGGACGGCCGGCAGCAACAACACCCGCTTCGGCATCGGAGCCAAATACCAGCTGGACAAGGACGCTTCCCTGTCT GCCAAAGTCAACAACGCCAGTCTGATTGGAGTCGGCTACACACAGGCKCTCCGGCCAG GAGTGAAGCTGACTCTCTCAGCTCTGATCGATGGGAAGAACTTCAACGCAGGCGGCCACAAGGTTGGCATGGGCTTTGAGCTGGAGGCATaa